Proteins found in one Alicyclobacillus cycloheptanicus genomic segment:
- a CDS encoding methyltransferase family protein: MNAYAYEGWLFWIMFYLWIALEIMFGMRARLLKRGQPKNEKNDRGSVILIVLGMYFLVAVSIILSMNRLGVVPDWMRYAGYALMIVGMVIRFSAIYQLGRFFSPVVSTVSDQEIVQTGFYRLIRHPAYTGGWITAVGIGLGLQTWLGTLVCGIGMLLAYIYRIHIEERVMIDHFGENYLSYMKATKRMFPGIW; encoded by the coding sequence ATGAATGCCTATGCATATGAAGGATGGCTTTTTTGGATTATGTTTTACTTGTGGATTGCATTAGAAATTATGTTCGGAATGCGGGCACGGTTATTGAAACGTGGACAACCGAAAAACGAAAAGAATGACCGTGGCTCGGTTATTCTCATTGTTTTGGGCATGTACTTTTTGGTTGCTGTCTCTATCATTTTGTCAATGAATCGTTTGGGTGTTGTTCCGGATTGGATGCGCTATGCGGGATATGCTTTGATGATTGTGGGTATGGTGATACGATTTTCCGCTATTTATCAGTTAGGAAGATTTTTTTCGCCAGTTGTCAGCACTGTTTCTGATCAAGAGATTGTCCAAACGGGTTTTTATCGACTAATTCGGCATCCAGCATACACGGGTGGATGGATAACGGCTGTTGGTATTGGGCTGGGCTTACAAACATGGTTGGGTACTTTGGTGTGTGGAATTGGAATGTTGTTGGCTTATATATATAGGATTCACATTGAAGAAAGAGTCATGATTGATCATTTTGGTGAGAATTATCTGAGCTATATGAAGGCTACAAAAAGAATGTTTCCTGGTATTTGGTAG
- a CDS encoding DDE-type integrase/transposase/recombinase produces the protein MDAYKPLIDAWMATGLFNCEVMFQRLRAQGYFGGMTLIKDYVHPFRPAKRQKATPRYETKPGEQAQLDWDICEYFDEHGARRKIPVFVMILGHSRSTYIEFTRRCDIHSFLRCFTHALEHFGGVPKIALTDRMKTVVLAPTMTAVPYGTLPFRTLR, from the coding sequence TTGGATGCATACAAACCACTGATTGACGCATGGATGGCAACTGGATTGTTTAACTGCGAAGTCATGTTTCAGCGACTACGGGCACAGGGATACTTCGGTGGGATGACGCTTATTAAAGATTACGTGCACCCTTTTCGTCCGGCAAAGCGACAGAAAGCGACTCCCCGATACGAGACGAAGCCTGGTGAGCAGGCTCAGCTCGACTGGGATATCTGCGAGTACTTTGATGAACACGGCGCTCGTAGAAAAATTCCCGTGTTTGTGATGATTTTAGGTCATTCCCGCTCGACGTATATTGAATTCACGCGTCGCTGCGATATTCACAGCTTCCTGCGCTGCTTTACACACGCGCTTGAACACTTTGGTGGCGTCCCGAAGATTGCGCTGACCGACAGGATGAAGACGGTCGTGCTTGCACCAACGATGACCGCAGTCCCATATGGCACCCTGCCTTTCAGGACTTTGCGCTAG